From the genome of Roseiconus lacunae, one region includes:
- a CDS encoding Na+/H+ antiporter NhaA: MSQPTGDQPIRNFLYSNSMFLVIGSLLALIWANADGWFSGHSYHNFVHVNLLPFASHGHDAHGLTFHFVVNDVLMALFFAIAAKEVWESILPGGALSNIRTAATPLLATAGGVVGPSVVYIVGALVVGQYAELGNGWAIPCATDIAFSYLIARLIFGNGHPAISFLLLLAIADDAVGLGILAVFYPSGEVNLGWLGLTAAAVASGMAMNRGGVKNFWWYLAIPGVLSWISFYMSGIHAALGLVPIIPTLPHAKRDEGIFAEDGTQTDTLNQFEHWWKEPVELILGLFALVNAGVVMSSVGAGTWLVTLGLFVGKPLGIVAFAYFAVRVLKLELPGGMNLKHVTVIGCIASLGFTVALFVSTAAFPEPGPIQDSVKMGALLSFLAPVTAIIAAKAMGLRLAFLDKRSVA, translated from the coding sequence ATGTCGCAGCCGACAGGCGATCAGCCGATTCGCAATTTCTTGTATAGCAATTCAATGTTCTTGGTGATCGGATCACTCCTTGCGTTGATCTGGGCAAACGCCGATGGGTGGTTTTCCGGTCACTCATATCACAACTTTGTCCATGTGAATCTGCTTCCGTTTGCCAGCCACGGTCATGACGCCCATGGGTTGACGTTCCACTTTGTCGTTAACGATGTCTTAATGGCATTGTTCTTTGCCATCGCCGCCAAGGAAGTTTGGGAATCCATTCTTCCCGGGGGCGCACTGTCGAACATCCGAACCGCGGCGACCCCACTGCTGGCAACAGCCGGTGGCGTCGTCGGTCCGTCGGTCGTTTACATTGTCGGCGCGTTGGTGGTGGGGCAATATGCAGAACTCGGAAATGGTTGGGCAATTCCGTGCGCGACTGATATCGCATTTAGCTACTTGATCGCGCGTCTGATTTTTGGAAATGGCCATCCTGCGATTTCATTCTTGCTGCTGTTGGCGATCGCTGATGACGCCGTCGGATTAGGAATTTTGGCCGTCTTTTATCCGTCGGGCGAAGTCAACTTGGGGTGGCTCGGGTTGACCGCTGCTGCCGTCGCATCTGGCATGGCGATGAATCGAGGTGGTGTAAAGAACTTTTGGTGGTACCTCGCGATTCCGGGTGTTTTGAGTTGGATTTCGTTTTACATGTCGGGGATCCACGCGGCCCTAGGTTTGGTGCCGATCATCCCGACGTTGCCTCACGCCAAGCGTGACGAAGGAATTTTTGCCGAAGACGGGACGCAAACCGACACTTTGAATCAATTCGAGCACTGGTGGAAAGAGCCGGTCGAGTTGATCTTGGGCTTGTTCGCCTTGGTCAACGCCGGCGTCGTGATGTCGAGCGTCGGAGCGGGCACTTGGCTAGTGACGCTGGGACTCTTTGTCGGGAAACCGCTGGGGATTGTTGCGTTCGCGTATTTTGCGGTCCGTGTATTGAAGCTTGAACTGCCCGGTGGCATGAACCTGAAGCATGTCACGGTGATCGGTTGCATTGCGAGCCTGGGATTCACAGTCGCCTTGTTCGTTTCAACCGCGGCATTTCCAGAACCAGGTCCGATCCAGGATTCGGTCAAGATGGGTGCTCTCCTAAGCTTCCTGGCTCCTGTCACAGCCATCATTGCCGCAAAGGCGATGGGCTTGCGGCTCGCGTTTCTCGACAAGCGTTCGGTAGCGTAA
- a CDS encoding class I SAM-dependent methyltransferase, producing the protein MKRARQPTIGNQSHAGYDRLAPMYRTLESILFANRLQEARVALIEALPTIESALFFGDGDGRLLNVFATRFPNCLITSVDQSRRMLDLQQKRFPDHTVTGRQTLIQANALDYHPPPGQFDLLVCSFFLDCFSESELARAFPQWLSALRPDGLLYFVDFRIPESGWRRLRGRCLSWLMHRFFRHSTGLKNRALPDFESLFASHDLDTVADADTRCASDTGTRCAIDSMCVCRIYRMVKNETGLRP; encoded by the coding sequence ATGAAACGAGCGCGACAACCGACGATCGGAAATCAATCGCACGCCGGCTATGATCGCTTGGCCCCGATGTATCGCACGCTCGAGTCAATCCTTTTCGCTAACCGCTTGCAAGAAGCACGTGTCGCGTTGATCGAAGCCCTGCCAACGATTGAGTCAGCGTTGTTCTTTGGCGATGGCGACGGCCGACTACTCAATGTATTTGCGACCCGTTTTCCGAACTGCTTGATCACAAGCGTTGATCAAAGCCGTCGTATGCTAGACCTGCAACAAAAGCGATTCCCCGACCACACCGTGACCGGCCGACAAACATTGATTCAAGCAAACGCTCTCGACTACCATCCGCCACCTGGGCAGTTCGACCTGCTTGTCTGTAGCTTCTTTCTCGACTGTTTTTCCGAATCGGAACTCGCCCGGGCGTTCCCACAGTGGCTAAGCGCACTCAGGCCCGACGGCCTGTTGTATTTTGTGGATTTCCGCATCCCCGAATCAGGTTGGCGACGCTTACGTGGGCGATGCCTATCTTGGCTCATGCACCGATTCTTTCGACACTCCACTGGCCTGAAGAACCGTGCCCTTCCAGATTTTGAGTCACTGTTCGCGAGTCATGACCTGGACACAGTTGCTGACGCGGATACACGATGTGCTTCTGACACAGGGACACGATGCGCGATCGATTCAATGTGCGTCTGCCGCATCTACCGGATGGTAAAAAATGAGACCGGCCTTCGTCCGTGA